The DNA window CGGAGCCACGTCGCCAACTCATCGTCTCTCTGTTGGATGCTGAACCCGATCACTCAGTTCCGTTGCCAGAGAGTGCAATAGTGCCCAACGTCCCACCCGACCCGGAGATGCTTCGTCAGGAATTACATCACGTTCATCTGCCGATGTTAGCGGATAACGAGTTCATTACTTGGGGGACAGAACCGTTGGTTGCCTCACGTGGTTCAAAGTTTGATCAGGTGGCGGTAGTTTTCGAAGCTCTCCACGCGGACGCGACCAACATTCCCGATTCGTTAGTGATTGGATGTCAACGGCTTGAAAAGGAACGTCAGGATAGCATTGATCTCTAATAACTCCTTCTGACGACTCACGCGGTAAGTACGCACCTCTACTTACCGAATAATTCAATCAAATAATGTTGTAATGAATTGTCTGCGAGTCTTTTTGTGGCGCACTCATTGGATGCAATCAAAGTGGCTCTGTTGGAATTCTCAATCGCTGACGGTTCGCTGAGGCCGTGCTGACTAGAGAGGATGTAGTCAGCATGGGGCGATTCCGCTCAGTATACGGTGGCGGGATGTCGCTCACTTCAGTTGCGTTTCGCCGGGTCTGCAATACATTCGAGATGTTGGAAACCCAACGGCCACCAAATGCAGTCCATCGTTGAGACTCTCGAACCCAATGTTCCCTACCGCGTGAGAACGCGGCTCGGTCCCTTGATCACCCGACTTGGGCGAACTCTCGGACAGCCCGAGTACCGCCTTCGTGATACCGAATACGTCGGCACCGTCCAGCAGCCGCTGGACGAGTTCACAGAAACACTCCAGACACACGGGTTCGAGTGGGACCCGCTAGCGTGGTACCACCAGCCGTCAGTTGGGTCGGATCCAAATGGTAGCTGGGCGTATCGACGGGCCTTGCTAGCCGACAGACAGATCCACATCATCCTCATCGCCCACTCGCCGGAGTATATCGACGTTTTCGCCCACGAGGAATACAACTGGCTGCGACACCCGATCAAACACCTCCGGCAGGTCGGCATCAAACGGAAAGCCGGTCGTAACAAAATGCGCCAATGGATTGAGAGTCACGGCATAGAAGTCGATGTCAACTCACGTCGCCGGCGACGGGTCACAGACGCGGTAAAAGACCTCCGCAAGTACCTTGAGTCCCTCATCCAGTAGCGTGGATTCAATCCATCTCTTCGAAGCGGAGTGGCGAGCTACGCCGCACTCGGCGTTTTCTGGATTTAGCTTCGGTGACTTGGTGTTCGTAGTCGCCGGTTTGCCGATGAGAGATATGCTTGCGGAGTTATCGGACGGACTGCGTCAATCTATGCTAGTGAAGGGCCATACGGAGTTTTCAGTCACCCCATCCAAGGACGTGGTATGGACGGCATTCAAATCGACGACGTGGACCGGAGCATCCTGCACCAACTCCAACTCAATGCCCGCCAAACCGACACAGAGATCGCCGAGAAGGTGGATGTGACCTCCACGACGGTCCGAAATCGCCTCGACAAACTCGAAGACGGGGGCGTGATCCGAGGCTATCACCCCGAGATCAACTACGAGCAAGCGGGCTACCCTCTCCACGTCATGTTCGTCTGCACGGTCAATCCGAATAAACTGGAATCGATGGCCGAACAGATCCTCGACGTTCGCGGTGTGGTGACCACCCGCGATTTGCTTGGGGGCGAACGGAATGTCCACATCGAGGTCGTCGCCGACACGGTCGGGGAAATCGAAGAGATCCGCAACGAACTGGCGGACTTGGGCCTGACGATCAACAGTTCTGAGATCATCTCCGAGACGCAGGTCCAATCATGGGACCACTTCTATCCACGGCCAGCACCCGACGCGCGCCAGGACGACACCGACGATGGACCGGTCACCGATCAAGGATAGCCGGAGAATCGATTGAAAATCTCAAATCCACTTACGTTCATAGCTCTCTTGTTCACATTCTTGCTTCAATATATCCACCGATAACAGATTTAGGTTGAATATTCCAATCATAACAATTTTATTATAAGAAGAGGTTATTCGTTAGTACGTCCTCACCACAGTATGGCCCAGTCAAACGAGGCGGTAACAAATACTTTAAGCATATTGGCAGATCCCGTTCGTCGGTACGTCCTGTACTACCTCGACGAGCAGGAGACTCCAGTCTCCCTCGACCGCCTCGCCACTCGGGTTGCTGCCTGGCAAACCGACAGCGACCCGGACGCCGTCGACGACGCCACCCTCACCAAGATGCGCACAGCTCTATATCACGTTCATCTGCCCAAATTCTCCGAGGCAGGCTATATCACGTGGGATACGGATTCCTGCACGATTCGGCGGGGACCCAGCTTCGACGAGAACGCGTCGTTATACCGGTTGGTGGCCGACCACGAAGACCTACTGCCCGCGGGATGGCCGTAACCCAATGAGCCGGCTTCACACGTGGCTTTCCCAACTCAGCGGGCGCACACAGGCCGAGACACTGCCCACTCGCGACGACTCCGAAGACGAAGTCACCACGGCCCTGTTTTCGTGCCCCGTCTGTGAGAGGACGTACATCAGCAAAGCGATGAACGCCTGCTCGAAGTGTGGAGATTCAGTCACCCAAATCCCGACCGAGCGTGAATTAGTCCTCTCAACCATTCGGCCATGACCGGACAACATAATGACATCTGAGCAACGTAAAGCCGAGACGGTGAGTCTGTTGCAGGACCTCGGGCTGAAGGAGTACGAAGCGCGGAGTTTCCTGGCATTGACCCAACTCTCGACAGGGACCGCCAAGGAAATCAGTGAAATCTCAGAGGTTCCGCGAACCCGGGTGTACGATGCTATCCGAGTGCTGGAGTCAAAGGGGCTAGTCGAAGTCCAGCACTCGAATCCCCAGCAGTTTCGCGCGGTCAGCATTGAGGAGGCAACCGCGACCTTGCGGCAGCAGTACGACACGCGGATCGACACCCTCCAGTCACACCTCGAAGCGCTCGATCTCCAGCCGGAGGTCGACGACAGCGACCGAATGCAGGAGGTATGGACGCTGTCCGGCCACGACGGCATCGAGGCCCGGACACACACGCTGCTGGAGGACGCCGAATCGGAGATCGTGCTGCTGATCGTCGAGGAGGAACTTCTGACGGAGGCGTTGTACGAGCGGCTCCACGACGCGGTTGACCGCAGCGTCGACGTGATCATCGGTGGCGAAACGGATGCAATCATCGCCAAGCTCGGTACCGAGATGCCATCCGTGAAGATGTTCGAAACCGAACTGGACTGGCTCCTGGGGCCCGCGAGCGACGACGAAATCGCCATCAGCCGCCTGCTATTGGTCGATCGCACGACGTTGCTGGTCAGTTCCTTCTACCCGCACGCCGACCACGACGATTCACACGAGCAGGCAATCTTCGCCAACGGCCTGGAGAACGGTATCGTCGTCCTCCTCCGCCGGATCATCTCCTCGGGTCTGCTCCCCGTGGCGACCCCGGCGAGGTAGCCCATCAGCGGTTCCCGGGCCAGACTGCACGAACAGCGTGATGACTACAGGCTCTGTATTCACCACGACCGCTTAAACTGATCACCAATTGAGGGTTTCGACAAGGCCGAAATATTCCCTCCATCTCGGTGGTGGAGCGGGGTATAGAGGGCTGCAGTACCTACTAGTAGTGATGTCCGAATCAGAAGCGACCAGCTGGGAGTACGAGACGCTTCGCCCGCCGCGCGATGAGACCCAAAAAGAAGCAGAGGATCCGAAAGCAGAGTTGAATCAACTCGGTGCAGAGGGCTGGGAGTTTGTGGAGACGATCGACTACGAGGGAGGCGGCACCAAGTATCTCGTTTTCAAGCGACCTGCCCGATCGAGTGAGCCAGTATGACTGACGAGACTGACATCAGCACGGCCAACACGATGCGTGAGCGCGCGGGGGAGAGTCGGATAAAACTCTGGGTGTTGCTTCGCGCGAACCGCCTTCTCGTCTCCAGTGTCCTGACCAGTGCCGTGTTCGTCGCATTCGTTATCGCCGTCGCTGTCCTTCACCCACCGTTTTCACGGCAACTCGAGTCCGGCGACATGATCGACACGATGTTCTCGACGATGATCACGGTCATCGTGACTGGGACGACACTCGTCGTCACGATCGGTCAGCTCGTCCTCACCCAAGAGAACGGCCCGCTCGGCGATCAACGCGAGCGGATGGCCAGTTCAATGGATTTCCGGGACTTTACTGAAGAATTAATCGGGGCTCCGAGTCCTGTCGATCCATCCGAATTCCTCCGGCAGATCATCGGAATCACGGCACAACGGACGATAACTCTTCGAGAGTCAATTGGCAAGAATGATGACGAGGATCTCCGAGAAGAGGTCGATGAATTCGCTGAAAGCGTCACTGGGAACGCTGACACGGTACGTGACCAACTTGAGGGTGCGCAGTTCGGCTCGTTCGATGTGTTATTTGCCGCACTGAATTTCAATTATAGCTGGAAAATCTTCCAAGTTGAACGTCTCGCGAACGAATACGAAGAGAGCCTCACTGAGGAAGAACACGGCTTGCTTGACGACCTCAAAACAGCGCTGTCTCTGTTTGGTCCGGCGCGCGAACACATCAAGACGCTGTACTTCCAGTGGGCACTCATCGACTTGTCCCAGATGATTCTCTATGCTGCAGTCCCGGCACTGGCCGTTGCGGGTATCATGGTCGCAATCGTCGATGCGGGGACGTTCCCGGGAAGCACACTCGGTCTCGATCACATCATCCTCGTCGTGGGCGGTGCGTTTGCAGTGACGCTTGTTCCATTCATGCTGTTCGTCTCGTACGTCCTTCGCATCCTCACCATAGCGAAACGGACACTCGCCATCGAGCCGCTGCTCCTCCGCGGATCCCAACGCTGAGGCGTTACAGCTCCGCTTGGTGTTCGTCTGGGATTTTGATCTATTGTTCACGTCCCGAGTCTCGAATACCAGAGTCGACTCAGTTGAAAATGAGCGGCCCCATCGGAGAGTCTGTTTCGCGAGCATCGCGAACCGCCGGATGCACGACGTAAAACGGAGACTTGGTCGGTTTGAGATGGTGAATCCGACACTGGCGACCCAGGATTGACATCCTCCTCTGCCTGAAGGCGGAGGAAACCCAAGCGTTGGGATATTAGGGTTTGCAGACTCCCTGTTCTCTCGGTGTGAACCGGCCGCTCTCGCGGTCGAACAGGAAGACTCCGGGCTGTGCCAACCAGCCGTTACTCATATCCCCCGTCGGGGGACTCTGAGTTATCTTTCGCCGGATATTCACCGCACCGTTCACACCTGCGTTCATCGTCGTTTCGCACGACGAACAGACATACAACCCACGCTCCGCACGGTTACTATCACGAATCTGTCCGCAACACGAACACGTCCTGCTGGTGTTTTCCTCGTCGACGCGGTCAACGAGGATGCCGTGTTCCTCGGCCTTATATTCAAGTAGACGGGCGAATCGGTCGAACTCCCAACCGTGGAGTTTCTTGTTCCCCAACTGGCCCCAGTTCCGTGAGTCACCGTCGCCATCCTCGCGAAGGTCGCTGAGGTCGCCGACCGCTATCTTCTCCATGCCTTCTTCGACACACCGATCAACGATGTGTTTCGAGAGTGTGTAGAGGAAGTGGTCTTTGCGTCGGGAGAGTTTCTGTCGAGCCTTCTGCGCACGGTTCGACGGCCCGTTCTCGCCTTCAGTCTGGTACTCCTCACGGGTGAAATAGTGCTTGTCCTCTTTCACCACATTCCCCGGATATAACTCTGAAGGGCCATCCTCGTAGTTGATGGCGAGGTAGTTGCTGATACCGAGGTCGATCCCCGCCGTGTTGGCTCCGGGGGCGTCCTCAACTGGAATCTCTTTCTTGCAGACGAGGTGCAGTTCCCACTCGTCGCCGTTCCAGACGGCACGTACCTGCTGGATGTTCTCGACTTCTACGTCGGGTCGGGTTTCGTACTCGGCGAGGATGAAGTCAGACCGGCTCTCTTTCAGATTGAATCCTTTCGAGAGGCGGAGTTGGCCGTGCTTGTCGTCATGCTTGATAGCTCGCTTTTTCCACGTCACGGTGGAGCGCGGGTGTCGGTCGCCACGTTTCCGGTAGCTCGGTGGGTTGGTGCCATCGTCGGAGTTGTACCAGCCATTGAACGCCTCAGCAAGCTCTTCGAGAACTCGCTGACTTGACTGCGAATGCAGGTCACTGTAGCGTTCGTGGTCTTTCAACTCCGACTTCAGCTCGGCTTCGTCGGGTATCTCACCGTCGTCATCCCACCGTTCTTGAATGTAGTAGCGTCCGACGTTCCACAGTTTGGATGCTGCGAACCCGCACTGGTCAAGGTCGTCACGAACCTGTGAGTGGTTCGTGATTCGGGCGACGTAGGTGCGGGTCGTCTCCAGCATCGTACTGTGTCCATAATCAGTTATGAAAGAGAATATATTAAAGCGTATGTTTGACGTGGAATATCCGGCCTTGTCGGTATCGGTGGAATGTGTCACTGAGTGACGGCGCGTATCCACGGTCTGAAAGCCGTGGTATTGCGTCTGTTCCGCGTATAATCTCAATCATGATCGTGATAGCCGATGATGCACGAGCACACCGCTCCGTTCTCGATCAGTACACGATGGGAAACAGCCTGTCAGCAGAGTCATCACCGTGAGAGCCGATAACAACTCATGGGTACCGAAATGCACCAACAATGGGAATACAAGACACTCGAACCGCCAAAGGGATTGACCAAGCGAGAGGCGGTCGATCCAACAGACGAACTCAACCGACTCGGTGCAGAGGGTTGGGAACTCGCAGAGACGATCAGCTACGACGGTGGCGGCACGAAACTACTGCTGTTCAAACGCCCAGTTTCTCATGAGTGACCTCTCGACGGACAACACGCTCCGTGAGCGGACAGACGTCAACAAATTCTGGTTCTGGTTGCTGCTCGGGGCTAACCGGTGGGTCGTCGCCGGCGGGCTCGCTTTCCTGATCTTCCTCGTGTTCATGATCTGGGGTGTGATGAAGCCGGTGTCGTTGTACTCGACCATGCAGTCGAGCGATATGGTCGAGACAGTATTCGCCAGTCTCGTCAGCGCAATCATCACGGGAACGACACTCGTCGTCACGATCAATCAGCTCGTCCTCTCCCAGGAAATCGGCTCGCTCGGGAGCCAGCGTAGTCGGATGGACACGACGATGGATTTCCGCCAGAACACCGACAGCCTCCTCGGGATGACGACGCCCGCCGACCCTTCGGCATACCTCGATGCGCTTATCGAAACGAGCGAACAGCGAGCAAAGACACTGCGAGACACACTCTCCGAGACTGAAAACCAGGAGCTCTACAAGAAGATAGACGAGTACGTCACCGACCTGTTGGAGAACGCCGACCACGCACGCAACCACCTCGAAGACACAGATTTCGGCACCTTCGACGTCTTATCGCCCGCGCTCGATTACAACTACGATCGGAAGATGCACGACGTTCGCCGGCTCGGGATGGAGTACGAAGACTCCCTCACCGACGAGGAACGAAGCGCGTTCAGAAATTTGCTCGAGGCACTTACGATGTACGGGCCAGTCCGCGAGTACATCAAGGACCTCTACATCCAGTGGGCGCTGGTAAAACTCTCACGAGCCATCCTGTACGCCGCAGTGATTGCACTCACCGTCGCTGGGGGTATGGTCGTCTTCGTCGATGCGACGACGTTTCTTGGCACGTTCCTCGGTATCGAGAGCGTTCTCTGGGTTGTTAGCACCGCGTTTGCCATCTCAGCGCTGCCATTTCTCCTGTTCATCTCCTATATCCTGCGGCTCGCGACGCTCGCGAAACAGACCCTCTCGATGGGACCGCTCATGCTTAGCTAACCGACCACCAGATTCAAACGCGTACTACGCAGGTCGCCCACGTAGTCCGCAAAGGAGCTTTCCCAAGGGTTCGAACGCACGAAGCACGCTCCGAATATCGTCGGCGATGGGAATGACGCGCCACAAGTGCGAGATAGAGAGTTTCTCTTCAGCAGGACTCGATGCTGTTTTGCCTACTGATAGCAGTCGATTACCCGTGAATCATTTATAGGGTTTTAGTGAATGGGACGGGATGCATAGATATGGACACACTCCAATCGAACGGCAGTACTTTCCGGGAGCACCGATGGTAAACGTCGCTCTCTCGGCGGCACAAATCGTCTTAGCGCTGTTTCTCGTGGTTCTCAACGGCTTTTTTGTCGCTGCAGAGTTCGCCTTCGTCCGGATCCGGGGGACATCGGTTGACCAGCTCGTTGAGGAGGGACGGCCCGGCTCGGGAACGCTCCAAGAAGTGATGACGAATCTCGACAACTACCTCGCTACGACGCAACTCGGTATCACCATCGCATCTCTCGGGTTGGGATGGGTCGGCGAACCCGCAGTGGCGGCGCTCATTGAACCCGTACTGGAATCGGTTCTCCCGGCAGATCTCATCCATCTCGTCGCGTTCGCAATCGGCTTTAGTATCATCACGTTTCTCCACGTCGTCTTCGGTGAACTCGCGCCGAAGACGATCGCAATTGCCAAGACCGAACGACTCTCGTTGTTCCTCGCCCCGCCCATGAAGGCCTTTTATTTCATACTCTATCCGGGAATTGTCGTCTTCAACGGGGCGGCCAACGCGTTCACGAAGTCGCTCGGTGTGCCACCCGCTTCCGAAACGGATGAGACACTCGGTGAGCGGGAGCTCCTTCGGGTACTAACACGATCCGGCGAGGGTGGGGACATTGACGTGGCAGAAGTGACGATGATCGAGCGCGTCTTCGATCTTGACGACACCGTGGTACGGGAGGTCATGGTCCCACGACCGGACGTGGTGAGCGTTCCGGCGGATGCCACACTATCTGAACTTCATTCGATCGTCTTAGAGGCCGGACACACGCGCTATCCGGTTCTGGATGACAACGACGGTGACCAAGTGGTCGGATTCGTAGATGTCAAGGACGTGCTGCGAGCAGAGGTGGACAATGGGGATGCCGAGATAGTCGGTGACATCGCCCGTGAGATTCTCATCGTCCCGGAGACGATGGCAATTAGCGATCTCCTGATACAGTTCAGGGAGGATCGC is part of the Halosolutus amylolyticus genome and encodes:
- a CDS encoding Lrp/AsnC family transcriptional regulator, with amino-acid sequence MDGIQIDDVDRSILHQLQLNARQTDTEIAEKVDVTSTTVRNRLDKLEDGGVIRGYHPEINYEQAGYPLHVMFVCTVNPNKLESMAEQILDVRGVVTTRDLLGGERNVHIEVVADTVGEIEEIRNELADLGLTINSSEIISETQVQSWDHFYPRPAPDARQDDTDDGPVTDQG
- a CDS encoding DUF7344 domain-containing protein, translating into MAQSNEAVTNTLSILADPVRRYVLYYLDEQETPVSLDRLATRVAAWQTDSDPDAVDDATLTKMRTALYHVHLPKFSEAGYITWDTDSCTIRRGPSFDENASLYRLVADHEDLLPAGWP
- a CDS encoding TrmB family transcriptional regulator, encoding MTSEQRKAETVSLLQDLGLKEYEARSFLALTQLSTGTAKEISEISEVPRTRVYDAIRVLESKGLVEVQHSNPQQFRAVSIEEATATLRQQYDTRIDTLQSHLEALDLQPEVDDSDRMQEVWTLSGHDGIEARTHTLLEDAESEIVLLIVEEELLTEALYERLHDAVDRSVDVIIGGETDAIIAKLGTEMPSVKMFETELDWLLGPASDDEIAISRLLLVDRTTLLVSSFYPHADHDDSHEQAIFANGLENGIVVLLRRIISSGLLPVATPAR
- a CDS encoding DUF4177 domain-containing protein: MSESEATSWEYETLRPPRDETQKEAEDPKAELNQLGAEGWEFVETIDYEGGGTKYLVFKRPARSSEPV
- a CDS encoding RNA-guided endonuclease InsQ/TnpB family protein, whose protein sequence is MLETTRTYVARITNHSQVRDDLDQCGFAASKLWNVGRYYIQERWDDDGEIPDEAELKSELKDHERYSDLHSQSSQRVLEELAEAFNGWYNSDDGTNPPSYRKRGDRHPRSTVTWKKRAIKHDDKHGQLRLSKGFNLKESRSDFILAEYETRPDVEVENIQQVRAVWNGDEWELHLVCKKEIPVEDAPGANTAGIDLGISNYLAINYEDGPSELYPGNVVKEDKHYFTREEYQTEGENGPSNRAQKARQKLSRRKDHFLYTLSKHIVDRCVEEGMEKIAVGDLSDLREDGDGDSRNWGQLGNKKLHGWEFDRFARLLEYKAEEHGILVDRVDEENTSRTCSCCGQIRDSNRAERGLYVCSSCETTMNAGVNGAVNIRRKITQSPPTGDMSNGWLAQPGVFLFDRESGRFTPREQGVCKP
- a CDS encoding DUF4177 domain-containing protein, which gives rise to MGTEMHQQWEYKTLEPPKGLTKREAVDPTDELNRLGAEGWELAETISYDGGGTKLLLFKRPVSHE
- a CDS encoding hemolysin family protein; this translates as MVNVALSAAQIVLALFLVVLNGFFVAAEFAFVRIRGTSVDQLVEEGRPGSGTLQEVMTNLDNYLATTQLGITIASLGLGWVGEPAVAALIEPVLESVLPADLIHLVAFAIGFSIITFLHVVFGELAPKTIAIAKTERLSLFLAPPMKAFYFILYPGIVVFNGAANAFTKSLGVPPASETDETLGERELLRVLTRSGEGGDIDVAEVTMIERVFDLDDTVVREVMVPRPDVVSVPADATLSELHSIVLEAGHTRYPVLDDNDGDQVVGFVDVKDVLRAEVDNGDAEIVGDIAREILIVPETMAISDLLIQFREDRQQMAAVIDEWGAFEGIATVEDIVEALVGDLRDGFDLDEREPSIRQRDDEGYDIDGGVQLSNVNDALAGDFESEEVETIGGLVLGQLDRAPEPGDRVEVDGHVVEVTSVEGTRISTVWVHEKDLDDPAVD